A window from Rhea pennata isolate bPtePen1 chromosome 1, bPtePen1.pri, whole genome shotgun sequence encodes these proteins:
- the IFNG gene encoding interferon gamma, whose translation MTSQTCSLFVLSIIMVYFGSFGNSLILANLQNDIYDLKADFNASLSDVADGGPIFTEKLKNWTERNEKRIILSQIVSMYLEMLENADKSKAHVRRISEELFTLKRSLPDGLKKLKDLMDLTKLQMSDLKIQRKAVNELFSVLQTLVETPTSFKRKRSQSQRRCNC comes from the exons ATGACTTCCCAGACTTGCAGCTTGTTTGTTCTGTCTATTATCATGGTTTATTTTGGAAGTTTTGGAAATAGCTTAATCCTTGCTAATCTACAAAATGATATATACGACCTGAAAGCTGACTTT AATGCAAGTCTTTCAGATGTAGCTGATGGTGGACCTATTTttacagagaaactgaaaaactggACAGAG agaaatgaaaaaaggatCATACTGAGCCAGATTGTTTCCATGTACCTGGAAATGCTTGAAAATGCTGACAAGTCAAAGGCACATGTTAGACGCATATCTGAGGAGCTCTTCACTTTGAAAAGGAGCCTTCCTGATGGCTTAAAGAAGCTGAAGGACCTCATGGACTTGACAAAGCTTCAG ATGAGTGATCTGAAAATCCAGCGCAAAGCCGTGAATGAGCTGTTCAGCGTCCTACAAACACTAGTGGAGACCCCAACTTCTTTCAAACGGAAAAGGAGCCAGTCTCAGAGGAGATGCAATTGTTAA